A portion of the Phacochoerus africanus isolate WHEZ1 chromosome 5, ROS_Pafr_v1, whole genome shotgun sequence genome contains these proteins:
- the LOC125126921 gene encoding putative uncharacterized protein MYH16: MAELTEHLENLQRVKSKLEKDKQVMKAEIDDLSASVETVQNPSGFVLPEQMNAEAHVRKLEDNLSEANAKVAELERNQAEINAIRTRLRAENSELSQTQEESQCRLNQILRIKTSLTSQVDDYKRQLDEESKARSAAVVSLANTKHDLGLIKEQLEEEQGGKSELQRLVSKLNTKVTTWRTTYETGAIQRVEELEETKRKLTARLQEAEEAAETAQARAASLEKNKQRLQAEVEDLTINSEKANAAAAAAALDKKQRVFDKMLAEWQQKCEELQVEVDTLRKECRTYMTESFKIKTAYEESLEHLESVKKENKTLQEEIKELIDQLGEGGRRIHELQKMKKTLEIEKEEELQVALEGAESSLELKLAQVKADIDRRIHEKEEEFEATRKNHQRAIESLQASLEAEAKGRAEALRLKKKMETNLNEMEIQLDHANKNNSCTDPPDSRALHRPAPDLPKGRAMLCTTFPWSLHLPTRKARSHSGLETAQAVKGGAQAGSSCPTQDLQIQMDKDARQHEELQEQYNLQEQCLSLLQTELEEVRSALEGSERSRKLLEQEVVEVTERHNELNVQNQSLLVVKRKLESDVQRISYEHEELISEFRSAEERAKKATTDLSVCAARCDQEGPGHPSPGPRLRTRPPPRQGRLPPPIMGHCGVLSLL; encoded by the exons ATGGCTGAGCTGACCGAGCACTTGGAGAACCTGCAGAGGGTCAAGTCCAAGCTGGAGAAGGACAAGCAGGTTATGAAGGCCGAGATCGATGACCTCAGCGCCAGCGTGGAGACTGTGCAGAATCCAAG TGGGTTCGTCCTCCCTGAGCAGATGAACGCCGAGGCCCACGTCCGAAAGCTGGAAGATAACTTATCAGAAGCCAACGCCAAGGTGGCTGAGCTGGAGCGGAACCAGGCGGAGATCAATGCCATCAGGACCCGCCTCCGAG CTGAAAACAGTGAACTGAGCCAGACACAGGAAGAATCCCAGTGCCGCCTCAATCAAATCCTGCGGATAAAGACATCACTGACGTCGCAGGTGGACGATTACAAGAGGCAGCTGGATGAAGAGTCCAAG GCCCGCAGCGCGGCCGTGGTGAGTCTCGCCAACACCAAGCATGACCTGGGCCTGATCAaggagcagctggaggaggagcagggcggcaagtcggagctgcagcgcCTTGTGTCCAAACTCAACACCAAGGTGACCACCTGGAGGACCACGTATGAGACGGGCGCCATCCAGAGggtggaggagctggaggagaccAA GAGGAAGCTAACCGCCAGGCTCCAGGAAGCAGAAGAGGCAGCAGAAACGGCCCAGGCCCGGGCCGCCTCCCTcgagaaaaataaacagagactCCAGGCAGAAGTGGAGGACCTCACCATCAACTCGGAGAAG GCCaacgctgccgccgccgccgccgccctggACAAGAAGCAGCGGGTCTTTGACAAGATGCTGGCCGAGTGGCAGCAGAAGTGTGAGGAGCTGCAGGTGGAGGTGGACACGTTGCGGAAGGAGTGCCGCACGTACATGACCGAGAGCTTCAAGATCAAGACCGCCTACGAGgagtccctggagcatctggaGTCGGTGAAGAAGGAGAACAAGACTCTGCAGG AGGAGATAAAGGAACTGATTGATCAGCTGGGTGAGGGAGGACGGCGTATACATGAGCTGCAGAAGATGAAGAAAACGTTGGAgattgagaaggaagaagaacTCCAGGTGGCCCTGGAGGGAGCCGAGTCTTCCCTGGAG CTGAAGCTGGCTCAGGTGAAAGCTGACATCGACCGGAGAATTCACGAGAAAGAGGAGGAATTTGAAGCTACGAG GAAAAACCACCAGCGGGCCATTGAGTCCTTACAGGCCAGCCTGGAGGCAGAGGCCAAGGGCCGGGCAGAGGCACTTCGGCTCAAGAAGAAGATGGAGACAAACCTGAATGAGATGGAAATCCAGCTGGACCATGCCAACAAAAACAACA GCTGCACAGATCCTCCGGACAGCCGGGCCCTGCATCGCCCAGCCCCTGACCTCCCCAAGGGCAGGGCCATGCTTTGCACCAccttcccctggagcctccaccTCCCCACCAGGAAGGCCAGGTCACACTCAGGCCTGGAGACTGCCCAGGCTGTGAAAGGTGGGGCTCAGGCCGGGTCCTCTTGCCCAACCCAGGACCTGCAGATCCAGATGGACAAGGATGCCCGGCAGCACGAGGAGCTGCAGGAGCAGTACAACCTGCAGGAGCAGTGCCTGAGCCTGCTGCAGACAGAGCTGGAGGAGGTGCGCTCGGCCCTGGAGGGCAGTGAGCGCTCACGCAAGCTGCTGGAGCAGGAGGTGGTGGAGGTCACCGAGCGGCACAACGAGCTCAACGTCCAG AACCAAAGCCTCCTCGTGGTCAAGCGCAAGCTGGAGTCGGATGTCCAGCGCATCTCCTACGAGCACGAGGAGCTCATCAGTGAGTTCCGCTCGGCCGAAGAGAGGGCCAAGAAAGCCACGACAGACCTAAGTGTGTGCGCTGCCCGCTGTGACCAGGAGGGGCCTGGGCACCCCTCGCCAGGCCCCCGGCTGAGGACCAGGCCCCCCCCCCGGCAGGGAAGGCTGCCTCCTCCCATCATGGGTCACTGTGGGGTCCTGTCCCTACTCTGA
- the LOC125126922 gene encoding putative uncharacterized protein MYH16 produces the protein MGAPLQLAPSLPQATRRAEELSQEQDHCMHLEKIKKNYEVTIKGLQAKMEEAEQLALKGGKRTIMKLEARIKELETELDGEQKQHVETVKTLRKNERRLKELVFQTEDHKTNQRMQELVEKLQDKLKVYKRQIEEAVGACRAARFCLPPQPRSPW, from the exons ATGGGAGCCCCGCTCCAGCTCGCCCCGTCCCTCCCACAGGCCACCCGCAGGGCGGAGGAACTCTCGCAGGAGCAGGACCACTGCATGCACCTGGAGAAGATCAAGAAGAACTACGAGGTCACCATCAAAGGCCTGCAGGCCAAGATGGAGGAGGCCGAGCAGCTGGCTCTGAAGGGAGGGAAACGCACGATCATGAAGCTGGAAGCCAGG ATCAAGGAACTGGAGACAGAGCTGGACGGCGAGCAGAAGCAGCACGTGGAAACAGTCAAGACGCTGCGGAAGAATGAGCGGCGCCTCAAAGAGCTGGTCTTCCAGACGGAGGACCACAAGACCAACCAGCGCATGCAGGAGCTGGTTGAGAAGCTGCAGGACAAGCTGAAGGTGTACAAGCGGCAGATCGAAGAGGCGGTGGGTGCTTGTCGTGCAGCCCGATtctgtctccctccccagcccaggtctCCTTGGTGA